The window TGTTGCGGATGCCTTTTCATTTCGGACTGCGGCTTGGGCGCGACGCGCAATCGCGGGACCTGAGCAAAGTGCCTCAAGACATCCGCGTTTGCCACACCCACAAAGCGGTCCATCTGGTAGAAGTATCTGATGCCCGACTTCTCCGGCACTGTCGTTGGCACCGTGATAGACCTGTCCATCAAGCACTATACCGCCGCCGATGCCTGTGCTCATCGTCATATAGAGAACGGCGTTATAACCGCGTCCACCGCCGAACCTGTATTCTGCCAGTGCGCTTGCATTGGCATCGTTCTCGATGGTTACGGGTATCTGGAACTCGGACTCAAGTTTCGCCTTAAGAGGTAACGCGTCCCATCCGGGCAAATTCGGTGGTGAATAGACTATCCCGGTCTTAGTATCCAACGGACCGCCACAACTGACACCGATCGCTGAAATCGTTGTCCGTGCTAAACCTGCTAATTCGATGGTCTCATGAACCATATCACATAGCAATTGAAGGGCGTATTCTGGACCTCTTTCTGCGAGTGTCGGTCTGCGTACCTTGTTGAGAATATGTCCCGTATTATCAGCGACAACCGTAGCAAGTT is drawn from Candidatus Poribacteria bacterium and contains these coding sequences:
- a CDS encoding ROK family protein; its protein translation is MKTYVVGIDIGGTKLATVVADNTGHILNKVRRPTLAERGPEYALQLLCDMVHETIELAGLARTTISAIGVSCGGPLDTKTGIVYSPPNLPGWDALPLKAKLESEFQIPVTIENDANASALAEYRFGGGRGYNAVLYMTMSTGIGGGIVLDGQVYHGANDSAGEVGHQILLPDGPLCGCGKRGCLEALCSGPAIARRAQAAVRNEKASATALLDLAGGRVENVRSEHVLAAARRDDALALQLVEETGYYMGWGIANLVNILNPDIVLLGTIAIAAGDLLLDPIRKTVSEFAMTRPAEAVKIVPAELGEALGDLAAVALVV